One genomic segment of Streptomyces sp. RerS4 includes these proteins:
- a CDS encoding DNA methylase: protein MTHTTDIRREGHRSALLDLFSCAGGAAMGYHHAGFDVTGVDIRPRPRYPFAFLQGDALTVLADLITSGEIRRYSAVHASPPCQAGCALTVGTNTSRGWGRAHVQLIPELRTLLDATELPYVIEQPNGKAPIRRDLALCGEMFGLGVLRHRSFELGGWTTTQPAHPRHRGYVRGWRHGVYRDGPYVAAYGAGGGKATVAEMQTAMGITWTDVREELTEAIPPAYTWWIGRALLARTLIGVVAV from the coding sequence ATGACCCACACGACCGACATCCGGCGAGAGGGCCACCGGTCCGCCTTACTGGATCTGTTCTCCTGCGCCGGCGGCGCCGCCATGGGCTACCACCACGCCGGCTTCGACGTGACCGGCGTCGACATCCGCCCCCGCCCCCGGTACCCCTTCGCGTTCCTCCAGGGCGACGCCCTCACCGTCCTCGCGGACCTGATCACGTCCGGGGAGATCCGCCGGTACAGCGCCGTGCACGCCTCGCCGCCGTGCCAGGCCGGATGCGCGCTCACCGTCGGCACCAACACCTCCCGAGGCTGGGGACGCGCCCACGTCCAGCTCATCCCCGAACTCCGCACCCTCCTCGACGCGACCGAGCTGCCGTACGTGATCGAGCAGCCCAACGGCAAGGCCCCCATCCGCCGCGACCTCGCCCTGTGCGGCGAAATGTTCGGCCTGGGCGTCCTTCGACACAGGAGCTTCGAGCTCGGCGGCTGGACCACCACCCAGCCCGCCCACCCCCGCCACCGCGGCTACGTCCGAGGCTGGCGCCACGGCGTCTACCGCGACGGCCCCTACGTCGCCGCGTACGGGGCCGGCGGCGGCAAGGCCACCGTCGCCGAAATGCAGACGGCGATGGGCATCACCTGGACCGACGTGCGCGAGGAACTCACCGAGGCCATCCCGCCGGCCTACACGTGGTGGATCGGCCGGGCCCTCCTCGCTCGCACCCTGATCGGGGTGGTGGCCGTATGA
- a CDS encoding bifunctional DNA primase/polymerase produces the protein MIPRHAKGHLRTALWLAEMGLPVLPLRAGKLPVGNCPACASSKSAGPCRCGDRPNMKAAGPCLCPAPCHGWAAATTDPDVLTSPAWARAWDQAEAVAYHPGGAGLTIVDLDNPDAMTWARENLPATKVVTTTRGEHWVYRGAMPSANKVRPGIDLKSLMQYTRWYGPGTGPITTLPDAVRVLVVREESTRPLRGEVDSSPPARATWDRSVATGCRHNDTFVRTGLTRGLARIAACRKEGAGSTAYGVARFLANQHTRCPGPCGLEALGHQVTAAAVAVGVPEAYAERAVTRGFAAVAVSTP, from the coding sequence GTGATCCCGCGCCACGCCAAGGGGCACCTGCGGACCGCCCTGTGGCTCGCCGAGATGGGCCTGCCCGTCCTGCCCTTGCGGGCAGGCAAGCTTCCCGTTGGGAACTGCCCCGCCTGCGCCAGCAGCAAGAGCGCCGGCCCGTGCCGGTGCGGCGACCGCCCGAACATGAAGGCCGCGGGCCCTTGCCTGTGCCCCGCACCCTGCCACGGCTGGGCCGCCGCCACCACCGATCCCGACGTCCTCACCTCCCCGGCCTGGGCCCGTGCCTGGGACCAGGCGGAAGCCGTCGCGTACCACCCCGGCGGGGCCGGCCTCACGATCGTGGACCTCGACAACCCCGACGCCATGACCTGGGCCCGCGAGAACCTCCCCGCCACCAAGGTCGTGACCACGACACGCGGCGAGCACTGGGTCTACCGAGGCGCCATGCCATCCGCCAACAAAGTCAGGCCCGGCATCGACCTCAAGTCGCTCATGCAGTACACCCGCTGGTACGGCCCCGGCACCGGCCCCATCACGACCCTGCCGGACGCCGTCCGCGTACTCGTCGTGAGGGAAGAATCCACCCGGCCCCTTCGCGGGGAGGTGGACTCTTCCCCACCCGCCCGCGCCACCTGGGACCGGTCGGTGGCCACCGGATGCCGCCACAACGACACCTTCGTCCGAACCGGTCTCACCCGCGGGCTGGCCCGGATCGCCGCCTGCCGCAAGGAAGGCGCCGGCAGCACCGCCTACGGCGTCGCCCGCTTCCTCGCCAACCAGCACACCCGATGCCCCGGCCCCTGCGGACTCGAAGCCCTCGGTCACCAGGTCACCGCCGCCGCCGTCGCCGTCGGCGTTCCCGAGGCCTACGCCGAACGCGCGGTCACCCGCGGCTTCGCCGCCGTGGCGGTGAGCACGCCATGA
- a CDS encoding DUF3631 domain-containing protein, whose translation MSDLKPQPTPIDGSVLLDEVEAFHRRFNIFPREAAYVAVTLWDAHAHLLDAFDATPRIAFLSPEPGSGKSRALDVIETLVPNSMAAVDASQSALFRSVAGVEGSRPTILFDEIDTIFGPKAAGDENLRKFLNAGHSRGRKMYRCVGDGANQTVEGFPAFSAVALAGLGSLPDTVFTRSVIIRMRKKAPNEKCEPWRERIHKKQGNALRDRLAAWAESVRKRVAESWPAMPDGITDRPADVWEPLLSVAEAAGGDWPQRARAACLELVAAAKENDASSLGIRLLTDLRDQVFRGEERMPTAAILECLLRMDDAPWADMDGKPLSSRMLSQMLGQYVTSANKPIKPRGIRVGSATPKGYYAEDLADAWARYCPPHPQKSATSATAATPQVSGGESVAETATAIRHMHAETATPLFPVAG comes from the coding sequence ATGAGCGACCTCAAGCCCCAGCCCACCCCCATCGACGGAAGCGTGCTGCTGGACGAGGTGGAGGCCTTCCACCGCCGGTTCAACATCTTCCCGCGCGAAGCCGCCTACGTGGCCGTGACGTTGTGGGACGCCCACGCGCACCTCCTCGACGCTTTCGACGCCACCCCGCGGATTGCGTTCCTCTCCCCGGAGCCCGGGTCCGGCAAGAGCCGCGCCCTGGACGTGATCGAGACCCTCGTGCCCAACTCCATGGCGGCGGTGGACGCCTCGCAGTCCGCGCTGTTCCGGTCCGTGGCCGGAGTCGAAGGAAGCAGGCCCACGATCCTCTTCGACGAGATCGACACCATCTTCGGCCCCAAGGCCGCAGGTGATGAGAACCTGCGGAAGTTCCTCAACGCCGGTCACAGTCGCGGCCGGAAGATGTACCGGTGTGTCGGGGACGGCGCGAACCAGACCGTGGAAGGGTTCCCCGCCTTCAGCGCCGTGGCCCTGGCTGGGCTCGGGTCCCTGCCCGACACGGTCTTCACCCGCTCCGTCATCATCCGCATGCGCAAGAAGGCACCCAACGAGAAGTGCGAGCCCTGGCGCGAGCGCATCCACAAGAAGCAGGGCAACGCCCTGCGTGACCGCCTCGCCGCCTGGGCCGAGTCCGTCCGCAAGCGTGTGGCCGAGTCCTGGCCGGCCATGCCCGACGGGATCACCGACCGGCCGGCGGACGTGTGGGAGCCGCTCCTCTCCGTCGCCGAAGCAGCCGGGGGTGACTGGCCGCAGCGGGCCCGCGCCGCCTGCCTGGAGCTGGTCGCCGCCGCCAAGGAGAACGACGCCTCCTCGCTCGGCATCCGGCTCTTGACGGATCTTCGTGATCAGGTGTTCCGGGGTGAGGAGCGAATGCCGACCGCGGCCATCCTCGAATGCCTCCTGCGCATGGACGACGCCCCATGGGCCGACATGGACGGCAAGCCCCTCAGCTCCCGGATGCTGTCGCAGATGCTCGGCCAGTACGTCACCTCCGCCAACAAGCCCATCAAGCCCCGAGGGATCCGCGTCGGCTCCGCCACCCCCAAGGGCTACTACGCCGAGGACCTGGCGGACGCCTGGGCCCGCTACTGCCCCCCGCACCCCCAGAAGTCCGCAACATCCGCCACAGCCGCCACACCGCAGGTCAGCGGGGGTGAATCTGTGGCGGAAACCGCCACAGCCATCCGCCACATGCACGCGGAAACCGCCACACCGCTCTTCCCCGTCGCCGGATAA
- a CDS encoding helix-turn-helix domain-containing protein: protein MSSPLPTTHQALTVPEVMAALRLSRFTVYNLIRSRALPSFTEGRSRRIPADSVRAYLEAKLEEAA from the coding sequence GTGAGTTCCCCCTTGCCCACCACCCACCAGGCCCTGACCGTTCCCGAGGTCATGGCCGCCCTGCGGCTCAGCCGCTTCACCGTCTACAACCTGATCCGCTCCCGCGCCCTCCCGAGCTTCACCGAGGGCCGCTCGCGCCGGATCCCCGCAGACAGCGTTCGCGCCTATCTAGAAGCCAAGTTGGAGGAAGCAGCCTGA
- a CDS encoding site-specific integrase, with the protein MARKRNPNGAGSIWQRSDGRYEARVYVPQPDGTRSRKTVYGKTWEECDTKRQELVLRDRQGIPTPTRSAKLSEWLPFWLETFVKHDRKKTTYAKYETHVRLYLIPHLGSKRLETLGVRDVRRMLAAVTAQASAATAKESHRVLRSALTAANREELISRNVVMLVPAPRVVQRELKPWDLDETLTFLEASRRDPLYPAFVLAVALGLRRGEILGLRWSDIDFDRRTLTVRNQIQRVQKELYADSTKNRRSRVIPLPRMCVAPLRWQRMRQVALQAAAKDQEWEESDYVFTTRTGRPIEPRNISRSFERIGQDAGLPRIRLHDARHGCATLLFAAGVAPRVVMEILGHSQIAVTMNIYTHVADGGRREAMGHMDRLLRRRRPSA; encoded by the coding sequence ATGGCACGCAAGAGGAACCCGAACGGCGCTGGCAGCATCTGGCAGCGCAGCGACGGTCGGTACGAGGCGCGCGTATACGTCCCCCAGCCCGACGGCACACGCAGCCGGAAGACCGTCTACGGCAAGACGTGGGAAGAGTGCGACACCAAGCGTCAGGAGCTGGTCCTCCGCGACCGGCAGGGCATCCCGACGCCCACCCGCTCAGCCAAGCTCTCCGAGTGGCTGCCTTTCTGGCTGGAGACGTTCGTCAAGCACGACCGCAAGAAGACGACGTACGCCAAGTACGAGACCCACGTCCGTCTGTACCTCATCCCACATCTGGGCTCAAAGCGTCTGGAGACCCTCGGGGTACGAGACGTGCGGCGCATGTTGGCCGCCGTGACCGCGCAGGCCTCCGCCGCAACGGCGAAGGAGTCGCACCGCGTGCTGCGCAGTGCGCTCACAGCGGCGAACCGGGAGGAGCTGATCAGCCGCAACGTGGTGATGCTCGTGCCGGCCCCGCGGGTCGTCCAGCGCGAGTTGAAGCCGTGGGACCTCGACGAAACGCTCACGTTCCTGGAGGCCAGCCGGCGCGACCCGCTGTACCCCGCGTTCGTACTGGCGGTCGCCCTGGGGCTGCGCCGGGGCGAGATCCTCGGGCTGCGCTGGTCCGACATCGACTTCGACCGCCGGACCCTGACCGTGCGGAATCAGATTCAGCGCGTGCAAAAGGAGCTGTACGCGGACTCCACCAAGAACAGGCGGAGCCGAGTCATTCCCCTCCCCCGGATGTGCGTGGCGCCCCTGCGCTGGCAGCGGATGCGGCAGGTCGCCTTGCAGGCCGCGGCCAAGGACCAGGAGTGGGAGGAGAGCGACTACGTGTTCACGACCCGCACCGGCCGGCCGATCGAGCCGCGCAACATCAGCCGGTCCTTCGAGCGGATCGGCCAGGACGCGGGCCTGCCGCGGATCCGGCTGCACGACGCCCGGCATGGGTGCGCCACGCTGCTGTTCGCGGCCGGGGTGGCGCCCCGGGTGGTGATGGAGATCTTGGGGCACTCGCAGATCGCCGTCACGATGAACATCTACACCCACGTGGCCGACGGCGGCCGTCGGGAGGCGATGGGGCACATGGACCGGCTGCTGCGCCGGCGACGGCCGAGCGCGTGA
- a CDS encoding DUF4383 domain-containing protein → MTRRFGRILHPVNARLDEHLPTDHKLSTVYRVGAGLMGLLLVVFGILGLVNRIGFFDTGGDTVLALNTNGALSVLSICIGALLFTGMVVGGTFASTLNIVLGLAFIASGFVNLALLDSDFNFLAFRIPNVLFSFVVGVMLMWFGMYGRVGSALPHDNPYWRARHPEQAAREQRARRAVLPEHPRAS, encoded by the coding sequence TTGACGCGGCGCTTCGGGCGTATCCTGCACCCCGTCAACGCCCGGCTCGACGAGCATCTGCCCACCGACCACAAGCTCAGCACGGTCTACCGGGTCGGCGCCGGCCTCATGGGCCTGCTGCTGGTCGTCTTCGGCATCCTCGGGCTCGTCAACCGGATCGGCTTCTTCGACACCGGCGGCGACACGGTGCTCGCCCTGAACACCAACGGCGCGCTGAGCGTCCTGTCGATCTGCATCGGCGCGCTGCTGTTCACCGGGATGGTGGTGGGCGGCACCTTCGCCTCGACCCTGAACATCGTGTTGGGCCTGGCGTTCATCGCGAGTGGTTTCGTGAACCTCGCGCTGCTGGACTCGGACTTCAACTTCCTGGCCTTCAGGATTCCGAACGTGCTGTTCAGCTTCGTCGTCGGCGTGATGCTGATGTGGTTCGGGATGTACGGGCGGGTGGGCAGCGCCCTGCCGCACGACAACCCGTACTGGCGCGCCCGCCACCCCGAACAGGCGGCGCGCGAGCAGCGGGCACGGAGGGCCGTACTTCCCGAACACCCCCGCGCCTCTTAA
- a CDS encoding zinc ribbon domain-containing protein, with translation MPRYEFRCRTCDDTFEVSRPMAESSAPADCPAGHADTVKLLSAVAVGGTSGAPAPARAMGGGGGCCGGGACG, from the coding sequence ATGCCCCGTTACGAATTCCGCTGCCGGACCTGCGACGACACCTTCGAGGTCAGTCGTCCGATGGCCGAGTCCTCCGCTCCCGCCGACTGCCCCGCCGGGCACGCGGACACCGTCAAGCTGCTGTCGGCGGTCGCCGTCGGCGGGACGAGCGGCGCGCCCGCGCCGGCCCGCGCCATGGGCGGGGGCGGAGGCTGCTGCGGCGGCGGGGCCTGCGGGTAA
- a CDS encoding O-methyltransferase translates to MTKGNSTKITDELYAYMLTHNPPLDAIQRGLVETTYEKFPDSAGMQSAQEQGPLLAFLVRLTGARHIVEVGTFTGFSALSMAQALPPDGRLVACDISEEWTAYGREAWAAAGVADRIDLRIGQALDTLRAMPTEPHIDLAYIDADKESQILYWEELVPRMRPGGLIVTDNTLFHGTVLDESPGSRGASVRAFNDHVDADTRMESVLLAISDGLTLSRKR, encoded by the coding sequence ATGACCAAGGGCAACAGCACCAAGATCACCGACGAGCTGTACGCGTACATGCTCACGCACAACCCCCCGCTGGACGCGATCCAGCGGGGGCTGGTCGAGACGACGTACGAGAAGTTCCCGGACTCGGCGGGCATGCAGTCCGCGCAGGAGCAGGGCCCGCTGCTGGCCTTCCTGGTCCGGCTGACGGGCGCCCGACACATCGTGGAGGTCGGCACCTTCACCGGCTTCTCGGCCCTGTCCATGGCACAGGCCCTGCCGCCGGACGGCCGCCTCGTCGCCTGCGACATCTCCGAGGAGTGGACGGCGTACGGGCGCGAGGCCTGGGCCGCCGCCGGCGTCGCGGACCGCATCGACCTGCGCATCGGACAGGCCCTCGACACGCTGCGCGCCATGCCGACGGAGCCGCACATCGACCTCGCCTACATCGACGCGGACAAGGAGAGCCAGATCCTCTACTGGGAGGAACTGGTGCCGAGGATGCGTCCGGGCGGCCTGATCGTGACGGACAACACCCTCTTCCACGGCACCGTGCTCGACGAGTCGCCGGGCAGCCGGGGCGCGAGCGTCCGGGCGTTCAACGACCACGTCGACGCGGACACGCGGATGGAGTCCGTCCTGCTGGCGATCTCGGACGGACTCACCCTCTCGCGCAAGCGCTGA
- a CDS encoding HAD family hydrolase, whose translation MTVLVASDLDRTLIYSAAALGLTMPDAQAPRLLCVEVHESKPLSYMTETAAGLLAELAADPSVVFVPTTTRTRKQYQRIRFPGRPAPYAICANGGQLLVDGVPDRDWRRAVASRLARECAPLEDVHRHLLAVSDPAWLRKTRVAEELFAYLVVERALVPEEWLKALAEWAEARGWTVSLQGRKIYAVPRPLTKSEAMREVARRTGATTTLAAGDSLLDADLLLAAERAWRPGHGELADAAWTAPSVTALGTAGVMAGEEIIRAFAAEVATLTA comes from the coding sequence GTGACCGTCCTCGTAGCCAGTGACCTGGACCGTACGCTCATCTACTCCGCGGCCGCCCTCGGCCTGACCATGCCCGACGCGCAGGCCCCGAGGCTGCTGTGCGTCGAGGTGCACGAGAGCAAGCCGCTGTCGTACATGACGGAGACGGCCGCCGGGCTTCTCGCGGAGCTGGCCGCCGACCCGTCCGTGGTCTTCGTCCCGACCACGACGCGCACCCGCAAGCAGTACCAGCGCATCCGCTTCCCCGGCCGACCGGCTCCGTACGCGATCTGCGCCAACGGCGGCCAGCTGCTGGTGGACGGGGTACCCGACCGGGACTGGCGGCGGGCCGTGGCCTCGCGCCTGGCGCGCGAGTGCGCCCCGCTGGAGGACGTGCACCGCCACCTGCTGGCGGTGTCCGACCCGGCGTGGCTGCGCAAGACGCGCGTGGCGGAGGAACTGTTCGCGTACCTGGTCGTCGAGCGCGCGCTCGTGCCAGAGGAGTGGCTGAAGGCCCTGGCCGAGTGGGCCGAGGCGCGGGGCTGGACGGTCTCGCTCCAGGGCCGCAAGATCTACGCGGTGCCGCGCCCGCTGACCAAGAGCGAGGCCATGCGGGAAGTGGCCCGCCGTACCGGGGCCACGACGACGCTCGCCGCCGGCGACTCGCTGCTCGACGCCGACCTGCTGCTGGCCGCCGAACGGGCGTGGCGCCCGGGGCACGGCGAACTCGCGGACGCGGCCTGGACGGCGCCCTCGGTGACGGCGCTGGGCACGGCCGGCGTCATGGCGGGTGAGGAAATCATCCGCGCGTTCGCGGCCGAGGTTGCCACACTGACGGCATGA
- a CDS encoding phosphoribosyltransferase, with the protein MSTLNRKKDETIDETTDAVWSGSWVADRLGVALRDGDGGDGGNGGDFAVPGAPRLDALLGLALRRNPKRAHLLVSRVLGKHVPQSPAVVHAAGYGLGERVRELLGADGAASAVVLGYAETATGLGHCVADGLGSAPYLHSTRRPVAGVEPAGGFEESHSHATSHLLLPQDPLLLAGDGPLVLVDDEFSTGNTVLNTIRDLHARHPRRHYVVVALVDMRSAADRDRLTAFAEGLGARVDLIALASGTVSLPDGVLAKGQALVEEHEGNASCDEPVPARLPAVTRIALDWPAGVPDGGRHGFTPAHRDALEAALPRLAEQLAAALGAEPGRVLVLGNEELMYAPLRLALALEESGAAGEVRYSTTTRSPVLAVDDPGYAIRTRLVFPAHDDPADGPGDRYAYNVRGAGFDAVVAVVDSAGDTPALRTGLLAALAPHTGRVLLAVVPSYVPPYALSHVPDRQEPIMPELPEPLRGPAFSSYAPEDVGWLLQDLSGVELEAPTEEREEAIQAGGAHYAESLPVEYQPSDAYQALYRSALDASAARMARAVGTVTETVLAERSPSPVLVSLARAGTPVGVLMRRWAQARHGLDLPHYAVSIVRGRGIDANALRWLAAHHDPSDVVFVDGWTGKGAITRELREALAAFEGFNPEIVVLADPGSCVETYGTREDFLIPSACLNSTVSGLVSRTVLRSDLVGPADFHGAKFYRELAAADVSTDFVDAVAARFEEVADAVDAEVKELLAADRTPTWVGWAAVERISEEYGIHDVNLVKPGVGETTRVLLRRVPWRILARRGAGPDLDHVRLLAEQRGVPVEEVDGLPYTCVGLIHPRFTRGATGADGKAVATQ; encoded by the coding sequence GTGAGCACCCTGAACAGGAAGAAGGACGAGACGATCGACGAGACGACGGACGCGGTGTGGTCGGGCAGCTGGGTCGCGGACCGGCTGGGCGTGGCCCTGCGGGACGGGGACGGCGGCGACGGCGGCAACGGCGGCGACTTTGCCGTCCCCGGCGCCCCGCGCCTGGACGCCCTCCTCGGGCTCGCGCTGCGCCGCAACCCCAAGCGGGCCCACCTGCTCGTCTCGCGGGTGCTGGGCAAGCACGTCCCGCAGTCGCCCGCGGTCGTCCACGCCGCCGGGTACGGGCTCGGGGAGCGGGTCCGGGAGCTCCTCGGCGCGGACGGGGCCGCCTCGGCGGTGGTCCTCGGGTACGCCGAGACCGCGACCGGCCTCGGCCACTGCGTCGCCGACGGCCTCGGCAGCGCCCCGTACCTGCACTCCACCCGGCGCCCGGTGGCGGGCGTCGAGCCGGCCGGCGGTTTCGAGGAGTCCCACTCGCACGCCACCTCGCACCTGCTGCTGCCGCAGGACCCGCTCCTGCTGGCGGGCGACGGCCCGCTGGTCCTCGTGGACGACGAGTTCTCCACCGGCAACACCGTCCTGAACACCATTCGTGACCTGCACGCCCGCCACCCCCGCCGGCACTACGTGGTCGTCGCCCTGGTGGACATGCGCTCCGCCGCCGACCGCGACCGGCTCACCGCCTTCGCCGAGGGGCTGGGCGCGCGCGTGGACCTGATCGCCCTGGCCTCCGGCACGGTGTCCCTCCCGGACGGGGTGCTGGCCAAGGGGCAGGCGCTGGTCGAGGAGCACGAGGGGAACGCGTCCTGCGACGAGCCCGTTCCTGCGCGGCTCCCCGCCGTCACCCGGATCGCGCTCGACTGGCCCGCCGGGGTGCCCGACGGCGGCCGGCACGGCTTCACCCCCGCCCACCGCGACGCCCTGGAGGCGGCGCTGCCGCGCCTGGCCGAGCAGCTCGCCGCCGCGCTCGGCGCGGAACCGGGACGGGTCCTCGTACTCGGCAACGAGGAGCTGATGTACGCGCCGCTGCGGCTCGCGCTGGCGCTGGAGGAGTCCGGGGCCGCCGGCGAGGTGCGGTACTCGACCACCACCCGCTCGCCGGTCCTGGCCGTGGACGACCCGGGCTACGCCATCCGCACCCGGCTCGTCTTCCCCGCCCACGACGACCCGGCCGACGGGCCCGGAGACCGGTACGCGTACAACGTGCGCGGCGCCGGCTTCGACGCGGTCGTCGCCGTGGTCGACTCGGCCGGCGACACCCCCGCCCTGCGGACCGGCCTGCTGGCCGCCCTCGCCCCGCACACGGGCCGGGTCCTGCTGGCCGTCGTCCCGTCGTACGTGCCGCCGTACGCCCTCTCGCACGTCCCCGACCGGCAGGAGCCGATCATGCCCGAGCTGCCCGAGCCCCTGCGCGGCCCGGCCTTCTCCTCGTACGCCCCCGAGGACGTCGGCTGGCTGCTCCAGGACCTCTCCGGGGTCGAGCTGGAGGCGCCGACCGAGGAGCGCGAGGAGGCCATCCAGGCGGGCGGGGCGCACTACGCCGAGTCCCTGCCCGTCGAGTACCAGCCCTCCGACGCCTACCAGGCCCTCTACCGCAGCGCGCTCGACGCCTCCGCCGCACGGATGGCCCGCGCCGTCGGCACCGTCACCGAGACCGTCCTCGCCGAGCGTTCCCCGTCGCCCGTGCTGGTCTCGCTGGCCCGCGCCGGCACGCCCGTCGGTGTGCTCATGCGTCGCTGGGCGCAGGCCCGGCACGGCCTGGACCTGCCCCACTACGCCGTCTCCATCGTGCGCGGCCGGGGCATCGACGCCAACGCCCTGCGGTGGCTGGCCGCCCACCACGACCCGTCCGACGTCGTCTTCGTGGACGGCTGGACCGGCAAGGGCGCCATCACCCGCGAGCTGCGCGAGGCGCTCGCCGCGTTCGAGGGCTTCAACCCGGAGATCGTGGTGCTCGCCGACCCCGGCTCGTGCGTGGAGACGTACGGCACCCGCGAGGACTTCCTGATCCCCTCCGCCTGCCTGAACTCCACGGTGTCCGGCCTGGTCTCCCGTACCGTGCTGCGGTCCGACCTGGTCGGGCCCGCCGACTTCCACGGCGCGAAGTTCTACCGCGAACTGGCCGCCGCCGACGTCTCCACCGACTTCGTCGACGCCGTCGCCGCCCGCTTCGAGGAGGTCGCCGACGCCGTCGACGCCGAGGTCAAGGAACTCCTCGCCGCCGACCGCACCCCCACCTGGGTGGGCTGGGCCGCCGTCGAGCGCATCAGCGAGGAGTACGGCATCCACGACGTCAACCTCGTCAAGCCCGGCGTCGGGGAGACCACCCGGGTCCTGCTGCGCCGCGTACCGTGGAGGATCCTGGCCCGCCGCGGCGCCGGGCCCGACCTGGACCACGTACGCCTGCTCGCCGAGCAGCGCGGGGTGCCGGTCGAGGAGGTCGACGGGCTGCCGTACACCTGCGTAGGACTCATCCACCCCCGCTTCACGCGTGGCGCCACGGGCGCCGACGGAAAGGCTGTGGCCACCCAGTGA
- a CDS encoding HpcH/HpaI aldolase/citrate lyase family protein — translation MRHFGHISPTARKDLFHQEPAEFTLTSPARTLAAGLGATLYSPATRPHLAADIRKQAARGVVSMVLCLEDSISDADVVDGEENLVRQFATLDAESADGAEPPLLFIRVRTPEQIPDLVRRLGATVRHLAGFVLPKFTERRGVPFLDAIAAAEAAAGLPRLYAMPVLETPDLLHLETRVEALAGISRTVNRYRERVLALRLGVTDFCSVYGLRRTPDMTAYDVQIVAGVIADVVNVLSRADGTGFTVTGPVWEYFRSQQRLFKPQLRRSPFLAEGVEELRTALIEHDLDGLLREIELDRANGLLGKTCIHPAHVTPVHALSVVSHEEFSDAQDILRPERGGGGVMRSAYTNKMNEVKPHRAWAERTMLRAEVFGVAREEVGFVDLLTAGLQV, via the coding sequence ATGCGTCACTTCGGGCACATTTCGCCCACGGCCCGAAAGGACCTCTTCCACCAGGAGCCGGCCGAGTTCACCCTGACCTCCCCGGCCCGGACGCTCGCCGCCGGCCTCGGGGCGACCCTCTACAGCCCGGCCACCCGGCCGCACCTGGCCGCCGACATCCGCAAGCAGGCCGCCCGCGGAGTCGTCTCCATGGTCCTCTGCCTGGAGGATTCCATCAGCGACGCCGATGTCGTGGACGGCGAGGAGAACCTCGTCCGGCAGTTCGCGACCCTCGACGCCGAGAGCGCGGACGGCGCCGAGCCGCCGCTGCTGTTCATCCGCGTTCGCACCCCCGAGCAGATACCCGACTTGGTGCGCCGCCTCGGCGCCACCGTGCGACACCTGGCCGGTTTCGTACTTCCCAAGTTCACGGAACGTCGTGGCGTCCCCTTCCTCGACGCCATCGCGGCGGCGGAAGCCGCCGCCGGACTGCCCCGGCTGTACGCGATGCCGGTCCTGGAGACCCCCGACCTGCTCCACCTCGAAACCCGCGTCGAGGCCCTCGCCGGCATCTCGCGCACCGTCAACCGCTACCGCGAGCGCGTCCTCGCCCTGCGCCTCGGCGTCACCGACTTCTGCTCGGTGTACGGCCTGCGCCGCACCCCCGACATGACCGCCTACGACGTCCAGATCGTCGCCGGCGTCATCGCGGACGTGGTCAACGTCCTCAGCCGCGCCGACGGCACCGGCTTCACCGTCACCGGCCCCGTCTGGGAGTACTTCCGCAGCCAGCAGCGCCTCTTCAAGCCCCAGCTGCGCCGCAGCCCCTTCCTGGCGGAGGGCGTGGAGGAGCTGCGTACGGCCCTCATCGAGCACGACCTCGACGGGCTGCTGCGCGAGATCGAGCTCGACCGGGCCAACGGGCTGCTGGGCAAGACCTGCATCCACCCGGCGCACGTCACGCCCGTGCACGCGCTGTCGGTCGTCTCCCACGAGGAGTTCAGCGACGCCCAGGACATCCTGCGCCCCGAGCGGGGAGGCGGCGGTGTGATGCGGTCCGCTTATACGAACAAAATGAACGAGGTGAAGCCCCACCGGGCCTGGGCCGAGCGCACCATGCTGCGCGCCGAGGTCTTCGGTGTGGCGCGGGAGGAGGTCGGCTTCGTCGACCTCCTGACGGCGGGACTCCAGGTGTGA